One segment of Gemmatimonadaceae bacterium DNA contains the following:
- the mnmH gene encoding tRNA 2-selenouridine(34) synthase MnmH yields MPLFPIAAEAALRELDAFDTIIDARSENEYAEDHLPGAVNWPTLNNAERHTIGTTYKQVNAFEAKKRGAALAARNISAHIEREVIAKPKDWKPLTYCWRGGKRSGSLSLILSEIGFRVTIIEGGYKAFRNALLEDIPRRVQGLDFRVICGTTGSGKTRLLQALAAAGAQVLDLEALANHRSSVLGAIPGQPQPTQKAFDTAVWDALRRLDPARPVYVESESKKVGNVAVPEALITAMRAAPCLNLVLPDEERVALLLEDYDHFVQNHEAFCERLDALTELRGKKLIEEWKAAVRAGRTADVVRELLLSHYDPVYRQSMGRNFTQFAQAPELRPRDRSLAAMQALAAQMLQK; encoded by the coding sequence ATGCCCCTCTTCCCCATCGCGGCCGAGGCGGCCCTGCGCGAGCTCGATGCCTTCGACACCATCATCGACGCCCGCAGCGAGAACGAGTACGCCGAAGACCACCTGCCGGGCGCCGTGAACTGGCCCACGCTGAACAACGCCGAGCGCCACACCATCGGCACCACCTACAAGCAGGTCAACGCCTTCGAGGCCAAGAAGCGCGGTGCGGCGCTGGCCGCGCGCAACATCTCGGCGCACATCGAGCGCGAGGTGATCGCCAAGCCGAAGGACTGGAAGCCGCTGACCTATTGCTGGCGCGGCGGCAAGCGCAGCGGCTCGCTGAGCCTGATCCTCAGCGAGATCGGCTTTCGCGTGACGATCATCGAAGGCGGCTACAAGGCCTTTCGCAATGCCCTGCTCGAGGACATCCCGCGCCGGGTGCAGGGACTGGACTTCCGCGTGATCTGCGGCACCACGGGCTCGGGCAAGACGCGGCTGCTGCAGGCCCTGGCCGCCGCCGGCGCGCAGGTGCTGGACCTGGAGGCACTGGCGAACCACCGCAGCTCGGTGCTGGGCGCCATCCCCGGGCAGCCCCAGCCCACCCAGAAGGCCTTCGACACCGCTGTCTGGGACGCGCTGCGCCGCCTGGACCCGGCGCGCCCGGTCTATGTGGAGAGCGAAAGCAAGAAGGTGGGCAATGTGGCCGTGCCCGAGGCGCTGATCACGGCCATGCGCGCCGCCCCCTGCCTGAACCTGGTGCTGCCCGACGAGGAGCGCGTGGCCCTGCTGCTCGAGGATTACGACCACTTTGTCCAGAACCACGAGGCCTTCTGCGAACGCCTGGACGCGCTGACCGAGCTGCGCGGCAAGAAGCTGATCGAAGAATGGAAGGCCGCGGTGCGCGCCGGCCGCACGGCCGACGTGGTGCGCGAGCTGCTGCTCAGCCACTACGACCCGGTCTACCGCCAGTCCATGGGGCGCAATTTCACGCAGTTTGCCCAGGCCCCTGAGCTGCGCCCGCGCGACCGTTCGCTGGCAGCCATGCAGGCCCTGGCGGCGCAGATGCTTCAGAAGTAG